Proteins encoded by one window of Mariniplasma anaerobium:
- the rpoC gene encoding DNA-directed RNA polymerase subunit beta' codes for MAKEKLTLHVESLKLSQDALTALKLAGIDQLEDFNTFTLKELSMLLGESYEETKSILRKYSLPRPLDNLNLSNETVSILRNAGVHDLKEFLEFDRHALYHLFEEDLILRQEINTTLELYGIDALKEHAHTETVTDDKHVVDAEVVEAEVESALDVDMSERIGRQIKPVRKGYGSRTFSHLKIRIASPDEIRQWSYGEVKTHETINYRTSKPEEGGLFCERIFGPTRDYQCACGKKQSGNKGQICQKCGIEITESKVRRERMGHIELEAPVVHTWYLKNSPSRLAILLGIKAKSLEEVVYHASYIVTDPGSAPLTKKQILSEQDFSMLTEQYGSKFQALTGAEAVKKLLQELNLEKEVKSLRRKLKTASKQKRERIIKRLEVVEAFNNSDNKPEWMVMDVIPVIPPDLRPMVALDGGRFATTDLNDLYRRILNRNNRLKKQKEQMAPRLITKNEKRMLQEAVDALFDNAKRGKKAAVERNRHLKSLSDMLRGKQGRFRQNLLGKRVDYSGRSVIIVGPDLEMYQCGIPREMAITLFKPFVLRELQRMQGDDQNSKKNANSKYDRMDDDVWAALEKVVKEHPVLLNRAPTLHRLGIQAFEPKLIDGKAIRLHPLVTVAFNADFDGDQMAVHVPLSNEAQAEARLLMLASNNILNPKDGKPVVTPSQDMVLGNYYLTIEERYEREFKGYRADIRLAEHHQKHRNEGHFFFDFDEAYLAYQHDEIGLHTRIMIDPRSINQKFDADQLNKYLLTTLGKLIFNRILPPTFPYLNEPTLVNLEQKTPDKYFMAKGLNPKDFLLTAPIPGPFKKKFLSQIIAQVFKQLQISETSKMLDRLKDLGFKYSTVAGITVSFADINVYSKKGERIDQTNKAIEQINGWYEDGMLTDRERRDLVIKQWQDARDEIQVGLMAEFDSDNNIYMMSDSGARGNASNFSQLAGMRGLMNNPKGETIEVPVQASFREGLTVSEFFISTHGARKGSTDTALKTAESGYLTRRLVDVSQDVIVVDEDCGTERGVVMKSVMDDTKEIVPLYDRIVGRFASKDVLNPKTKEVLVKRNELITEEIGTIIIQAGLTQVEIRSNLTCNSDNGVCAKCYGRNLATNTRVEVGEAVGVVAAQSIGEPGTQLTMRTFHTGGVASASDITQGLPRIQELFEARNPKGKAVLCEVDGKVKSVDRQRGGTTIITITDVENKEYKYTIDPNVESLVRKSATVKAGQRLTLGSINPKELLRIVSTEAAEMYILEEVQKVYRAQGVEISDKHIELIIRQMLRRISVVTEGDTELLPGTEVSVSSFKRENRKAFAAFKRPAVGRPILLGITRASLRSDSFLSAASFQETTRILTDAAIRGKTDELHGLKENVIIGGLIPAGTGILRDKSFEYDRSNTSFDEEEDDYQF; via the coding sequence ATGGCAAAAGAAAAACTAACGTTACACGTTGAATCTTTAAAACTGTCGCAAGATGCTCTCACTGCTTTAAAACTTGCAGGTATTGATCAATTAGAAGATTTTAATACATTTACATTAAAAGAATTATCAATGCTTCTTGGTGAAAGTTATGAAGAAACAAAATCAATTTTACGTAAATACTCTCTACCTAGACCATTAGATAATCTTAACTTAAGTAATGAAACTGTGAGCATTTTAAGAAATGCTGGCGTTCATGATTTAAAAGAATTTCTTGAATTTGATCGTCATGCACTTTATCATTTATTTGAAGAAGATTTGATTTTACGACAAGAAATAAATACAACATTAGAATTATATGGTATTGATGCTTTAAAAGAACATGCACACACAGAAACAGTTACAGATGACAAACATGTGGTTGATGCAGAAGTTGTTGAAGCAGAAGTAGAAAGTGCACTAGATGTTGATATGTCAGAAAGAATTGGCCGTCAAATCAAACCTGTTCGTAAAGGATATGGTTCACGTACATTTTCACATTTAAAAATACGTATCGCATCACCTGATGAAATTAGACAATGGTCTTATGGTGAAGTTAAAACACATGAAACTATTAACTATAGAACATCTAAACCTGAAGAGGGCGGCTTGTTCTGCGAAAGAATCTTTGGACCTACAAGAGACTATCAATGTGCTTGTGGTAAAAAACAAAGCGGTAACAAAGGCCAAATCTGCCAAAAATGTGGTATTGAAATCACAGAATCTAAAGTACGTAGAGAACGTATGGGACATATTGAATTAGAAGCACCAGTAGTTCATACTTGGTACTTAAAAAATTCACCTTCAAGATTAGCTATCCTTTTAGGAATTAAAGCAAAATCTCTAGAAGAAGTTGTCTATCATGCATCTTATATCGTAACAGATCCAGGCAGTGCACCTTTAACTAAAAAACAAATCTTATCAGAACAAGACTTTTCAATGTTAACTGAACAATATGGTTCAAAGTTCCAAGCATTGACTGGTGCTGAAGCTGTTAAAAAATTATTACAAGAATTAAATTTAGAAAAAGAAGTTAAATCATTAAGAAGAAAATTAAAAACTGCTTCTAAACAAAAACGTGAACGCATCATTAAACGTTTAGAAGTTGTTGAAGCATTTAACAACTCTGATAATAAACCTGAATGGATGGTTATGGATGTTATTCCAGTAATCCCACCAGATTTAAGACCAATGGTTGCACTTGATGGTGGACGTTTCGCGACAACAGACCTTAACGATTTGTATCGTCGTATTCTAAATAGAAATAACCGTCTTAAAAAACAAAAAGAACAAATGGCACCTAGATTAATTACAAAAAATGAAAAACGTATGTTACAAGAAGCTGTTGATGCATTATTTGATAATGCTAAACGTGGTAAAAAAGCGGCAGTTGAAAGAAACAGACATTTAAAATCATTATCTGATATGCTTCGTGGTAAGCAAGGTCGATTTAGACAAAACTTACTTGGTAAACGTGTTGACTACTCAGGTCGTTCAGTTATTATTGTTGGACCAGATTTAGAAATGTATCAATGTGGTATTCCAAGAGAAATGGCTATAACATTATTCAAACCATTTGTATTAAGAGAATTGCAAAGAATGCAAGGCGATGATCAAAACTCTAAGAAAAATGCAAACTCGAAATACGATAGAATGGATGATGATGTATGGGCAGCTTTAGAAAAGGTTGTTAAAGAACATCCAGTACTTCTAAACCGTGCACCAACACTACATAGACTTGGTATCCAAGCATTTGAACCTAAATTGATTGATGGTAAAGCAATTCGCCTACATCCACTTGTTACAGTTGCGTTTAACGCTGACTTTGACGGTGACCAAATGGCTGTCCATGTACCACTATCTAATGAAGCTCAAGCAGAAGCAAGATTATTGATGCTTGCATCAAATAATATCTTAAACCCTAAGGATGGAAAACCAGTTGTTACGCCATCTCAAGATATGGTTCTAGGAAATTATTATTTAACTATTGAAGAAAGATATGAACGTGAATTTAAAGGTTATCGTGCTGATATTCGCTTAGCGGAACATCATCAAAAACACCGTAACGAAGGACATTTCTTCTTTGATTTTGATGAAGCTTATCTTGCATATCAACATGATGAAATTGGATTGCATACAAGAATTATGATTGATCCAAGATCAATCAATCAAAAATTTGATGCAGATCAATTAAATAAATACTTATTAACAACATTAGGAAAATTGATATTCAATAGAATATTGCCTCCTACATTCCCATATTTAAATGAACCAACATTAGTAAACTTAGAACAAAAGACACCTGACAAATACTTTATGGCTAAAGGATTAAATCCTAAAGATTTCTTATTAACAGCACCAATTCCTGGTCCTTTTAAGAAAAAATTCTTATCACAAATTATTGCTCAAGTCTTTAAGCAACTACAAATATCAGAAACATCTAAGATGCTAGATAGACTTAAGGATTTAGGATTCAAATATTCTACAGTTGCAGGTATTACAGTATCGTTTGCAGATATTAATGTTTACTCTAAGAAGGGTGAACGTATCGATCAAACCAACAAAGCCATTGAACAAATTAATGGTTGGTATGAAGATGGTATGTTAACTGACCGTGAACGTCGTGACCTTGTTATTAAACAATGGCAAGATGCACGTGATGAAATTCAAGTTGGCCTAATGGCTGAATTTGATAGCGACAATAACATTTATATGATGAGTGACTCTGGTGCCCGTGGTAATGCATCCAACTTCTCGCAATTAGCGGGTATGCGTGGACTGATGAATAACCCTAAGGGTGAAACTATTGAAGTTCCAGTACAAGCATCATTTAGAGAAGGCTTGACTGTATCTGAATTCTTTATTTCTACCCATGGGGCTAGAAAAGGGTCTACCGATACAGCGTTAAAGACAGCTGAATCAGGATACTTAACACGTCGTTTAGTTGACGTTTCACAAGATGTTATCGTTGTTGATGAAGATTGCGGTACTGAACGTGGCGTTGTGATGAAATCTGTTATGGATGACACAAAAGAAATCGTGCCATTATATGATAGAATCGTTGGACGTTTTGCGTCTAAAGATGTTTTAAATCCAAAAACTAAAGAAGTACTAGTTAAGAGAAATGAATTGATTACAGAAGAAATTGGTACAATCATTATTCAAGCTGGACTTACACAAGTAGAAATTAGATCAAATCTGACATGTAATTCTGATAACGGCGTTTGTGCTAAATGTTATGGTAGAAACCTAGCAACTAACACAAGAGTTGAAGTTGGAGAAGCTGTTGGGGTTGTTGCAGCTCAATCTATTGGTGAACCAGGGACTCAGTTAACCATGAGAACCTTCCATACCGGTGGTGTTGCCTCAGCATCAGATATTACCCAAGGTCTACCTCGTATTCAAGAGTTATTTGAAGCGAGAAATCCAAAAGGTAAAGCAGTATTATGTGAAGTTGATGGAAAAGTTAAATCTGTTGATCGTCAACGTGGTGGTACAACTATCATTACGATTACTGATGTAGAAAATAAAGAATATAAATATACAATTGATCCAAATGTAGAATCTCTAGTTCGTAAGAGCGCAACAGTTAAGGCTGGGCAAAGATTAACATTAGGTTCAATTAATCCTAAAGAATTATTGCGTATTGTATCTACTGAAGCTGCTGAGATGTATATCTTAGAAGAAGTTCAAAAAGTTTATCGTGCTCAAGGTGTTGAGATTAGTGATAAGCATATTGAATTAATCATTAGACAAATGCTTAGAAGAATTAGCGTTGTAACTGAAGGAGATACTGAATTATTACCAGGTACTGAAGTATCAGTTTCATCATTTAAACGTGAAAATAGAAAAGCTTTTGCAGCATTCAAGCGTCCTGCAGTAGGTCGTCCAATCTTATTAGGTATTACAAGAGCTTCATTGAGATCTGATTCATTCTTATCAGCAGCATCATTCCAAGAAACAACTAGAATTTTAACGGATGCAGCGATTAGAGGTAAAACAGATGAACTACATGGCTTAAAAGAAAATGTTATCATTGGTGGATTAATTCCTGCTGGTACAGGTATCCTAAGAGATAAATCATTTGAATACGATCGCTCGAATACTTCATTTGATGAAGAGGAAGACGATTATCAATTCTAA
- a CDS encoding carbohydrate kinase family protein, with the protein MKKVLVIGGSVIDIFAYPKEKLILGDSNPGYLKRSLGGVARNIAENLARLDVDTTLFTVLGKDEGRRWIMTSAQEAKLKLSATTVEQTPSYLSILNEENEHVVSIALMDQIETLSIEDVKKRSNIFNRIDIIVLDTNLHQDTLDYIAKTYKDKDIYIDAISCQKADKIKSIYPYIHTLKMNLLEANYLAKADNQLDDKMLGKYFISKGVKEVYITKGREGSFYVSNDEFREMKAKKVEIKNVAGAGDAYFAGVIYAKLNDLDPLIYGTKAARITLQDEKAVSQEMSTEKIKEIN; encoded by the coding sequence ATGAAAAAAGTACTAGTAATAGGCGGATCAGTCATAGATATATTCGCATATCCTAAAGAAAAATTAATCTTAGGAGATTCAAATCCAGGATATTTAAAAAGATCATTAGGTGGTGTAGCAAGAAATATAGCTGAAAATTTAGCTAGATTGGATGTTGATACCACACTTTTTACTGTTTTAGGCAAAGATGAAGGCAGAAGATGGATTATGACTTCAGCTCAAGAAGCTAAGCTAAAATTATCAGCTACCACTGTTGAACAAACACCTTCATATTTATCTATATTAAATGAAGAAAATGAACATGTAGTGTCAATAGCACTCATGGATCAAATAGAAACTTTAAGCATTGAAGATGTTAAAAAGAGAAGTAATATATTCAATCGAATTGATATCATTGTATTAGATACAAATCTTCATCAAGATACACTTGATTATATTGCTAAAACTTATAAAGATAAAGATATTTATATTGATGCGATTTCTTGTCAAAAAGCTGATAAGATTAAATCTATATATCCTTATATCCATACGCTTAAGATGAATTTGCTAGAAGCAAATTATTTAGCGAAAGCTGATAATCAACTAGATGATAAGATGTTAGGAAAATATTTTATTTCTAAAGGTGTTAAAGAAGTATATATTACTAAAGGACGTGAAGGTTCTTTTTACGTCTCAAATGATGAGTTTAGAGAAATGAAAGCTAAAAAAGTTGAGATTAAAAATGTTGCAGGTGCTGGAGATGCATATTTTGCTGGTGTTATTTATGCAAAATTAAATGATCTAGATCCACTTATTTATGGTACAAAAGCTGCACGTATTACATTACAAGATGAAAAAGCTGTTTCTCAAGAAATGAGTACAGAGAAAATCAAGGAGATAAATTAA
- a CDS encoding pseudouridine-5'-phosphate glycosidase, producing the protein MNKYIEIHPDIQKALDEKKPVVALESTIISHGMPYPENVAMALKVEQIIKAEGAMPATIAIIDGVIKVGLTEDEIKYLAQKKDVLKVSKRDFGYCVSQKKTGATTVSGTMLVANMAGIKVFATGGIGGVHRGAELSFDISRDLEELAELDVAVICAGAKSILDLGLTLEYLETKGVELIGYQTKELPAFYSRESGFDLEIKLDTPKEIADLMKAKWSLGIKGGMVIANPIPKAFSQDAKMMNEVITKALQEAKLEGIKGKDVTPFLLAKVKELTKGVSLEANLELVYNNARLAAQIAKSYNN; encoded by the coding sequence ATGAACAAATATATAGAAATACACCCAGATATTCAAAAAGCTTTAGATGAAAAAAAGCCAGTTGTTGCTTTAGAATCAACAATTATATCACATGGTATGCCTTATCCTGAAAATGTCGCAATGGCATTAAAAGTTGAGCAAATCATTAAAGCAGAAGGTGCTATGCCTGCTACAATTGCGATTATAGATGGTGTGATTAAAGTGGGGCTTACAGAAGATGAAATTAAATATTTAGCGCAAAAGAAAGATGTCTTAAAAGTAAGCAAAAGAGATTTTGGATATTGTGTTTCTCAAAAGAAAACAGGTGCAACTACAGTATCAGGAACCATGTTAGTTGCTAACATGGCAGGTATAAAAGTATTTGCTACTGGTGGTATCGGTGGCGTGCATCGTGGCGCAGAATTATCATTTGATATTTCAAGAGATTTAGAAGAATTAGCAGAACTTGATGTAGCAGTTATATGTGCAGGAGCTAAGTCAATTCTAGATTTAGGATTAACTTTAGAATACCTAGAAACAAAAGGTGTTGAATTAATAGGATATCAAACTAAAGAGCTACCAGCATTTTACTCTAGAGAAAGTGGATTTGATTTGGAAATTAAATTAGATACTCCAAAAGAAATTGCAGATCTAATGAAAGCGAAATGGTCTTTAGGTATTAAAGGCGGTATGGTGATTGCTAATCCAATTCCTAAGGCTTTTAGCCAAGATGCTAAGATGATGAATGAAGTTATAACAAAAGCATTACAAGAGGCTAAATTAGAAGGTATTAAAGGTAAAGATGTAACACCATTCTTGCTAGCTAAGGTTAAAGAATTAACAAAAGGTGTTAGCCTAGAAGCTAATCTTGAGTTAGTTTATAATAACGCAAGACTTGCAGCACAAATAGCTAAGTCATACAATAATTAA
- a CDS encoding aminotransferase class I/II-fold pyridoxal phosphate-dependent enzyme yields the protein MDLFKKCFSYDAVKNAKRDGYYPYFHVLNSKQDTIVEMEGKKMIMIGSNNYLGLASHPEVIKAAVDATNEYGTGVSGSRFLNGTLDLHIQFEKELSEFLHKEDATIFSTGFQSNLGIISAIAGRNDIIFSDKENHASIYDGTRLSYAEVVRFNHSDMEDLELKLSKADPNKGKLILTDGVFSMSGDICDLPEIVRLAKKYEARVMVDDAHGLGVMGKHGRGTAEHFGLEDEVDIIMGTFSKSLASLGGYVAASHDVVDYIRHNSRPYIFSAAIPASNAAAALQALRILKREPERVQALRDIANYMRAGLKKRGLELRPSETPIIPIYTYMPLRTMVACNQLFEHGVYVNPVVPPATTVGECLIRTSYTATHTKEQMDEAIDKIVEVLKGLEDLNE from the coding sequence ATGGATTTATTTAAGAAGTGTTTTAGTTATGATGCAGTTAAAAATGCTAAAAGGGATGGTTACTATCCTTATTTTCATGTACTAAACTCAAAACAAGATACAATCGTTGAAATGGAAGGCAAAAAGATGATTATGATTGGTTCTAATAACTATCTAGGACTAGCATCTCATCCAGAAGTCATAAAAGCAGCAGTTGATGCTACTAATGAATATGGAACTGGCGTTTCAGGATCAAGATTTTTAAATGGAACACTCGATTTACATATACAATTTGAAAAAGAGTTGTCGGAATTTCTTCATAAAGAAGATGCAACTATTTTCTCAACAGGATTTCAATCAAATTTAGGTATTATCTCAGCTATTGCAGGTAGAAATGATATTATTTTTTCTGATAAAGAAAATCATGCAAGTATCTATGATGGTACAAGATTATCTTATGCTGAAGTTGTAAGATTTAATCATAGTGATATGGAAGACTTAGAATTAAAACTTAGTAAAGCAGATCCAAACAAAGGAAAACTCATCTTAACGGATGGTGTATTTTCAATGAGTGGAGATATTTGTGATCTTCCTGAAATTGTAAGACTTGCTAAAAAATATGAAGCAAGAGTTATGGTTGATGATGCTCATGGTTTAGGTGTCATGGGTAAACATGGTAGAGGTACTGCTGAACATTTTGGTCTAGAAGATGAAGTAGATATCATTATGGGTACATTTTCAAAATCACTAGCAAGCCTAGGTGGTTATGTTGCTGCTAGTCATGATGTTGTTGACTATATAAGACATAATTCAAGACCATATATCTTCTCTGCAGCGATTCCTGCATCTAATGCAGCAGCTGCTCTTCAAGCATTAAGAATTTTAAAAAGAGAACCTGAAAGAGTACAAGCCCTAAGAGATATCGCAAATTATATGCGTGCTGGACTTAAAAAAAGAGGATTAGAATTAAGACCATCAGAAACACCAATTATCCCAATATATACATACATGCCTTTAAGAACTATGGTTGCATGTAACCAATTATTTGAACATGGTGTTTATGTGAACCCTGTTGTTCCACCAGCTACTACAGTGGGAGAATGTTTAATCAGAACAAGCTATACAGCAACACATACAAAAGAACAAATGGATGAAGCTATTGATAAAATAGTAGAAGTATTAAAAGGATTGGAAGATTTAAATGAATAA
- a CDS encoding SDR family oxidoreductase — MNNSKVVVITGTSSGIGFEVAKFLSMKNYIVYGISRSKVHDKCVKSIQADVTDYEQLKQAYQDIFDVEGHIDCLINNAGMGISGSIEQTSLEDAKYMMDVNFMGVFHSTKAMLPFLRQSNKSKIINISSVAGRLAIPFQGFYSSSKAAINAFSESLRIELSPLHIQVCSVMPGDIKTGFTKNRRKNENESELYQKRVDKSIQVMEKDEHNGMDAEYAAKVIYKLVKRKRMPIYKTIGVKYKVFIFLQKLLPARLVNNLVGSIYGFKKG; from the coding sequence ATGAATAATTCAAAAGTAGTAGTCATTACAGGAACTTCAAGCGGTATTGGTTTTGAAGTCGCAAAATTTTTAAGCATGAAAAACTATATCGTTTATGGTATATCTAGATCAAAAGTTCATGATAAATGCGTCAAAAGTATACAAGCAGATGTAACTGATTACGAACAATTAAAACAAGCATATCAAGATATATTTGATGTTGAAGGGCATATTGATTGTTTAATTAATAATGCTGGTATGGGTATCTCTGGAAGTATTGAACAAACTTCACTAGAAGATGCTAAATACATGATGGATGTTAACTTTATGGGCGTTTTTCACTCTACTAAAGCGATGCTTCCATTTTTGAGACAATCAAATAAATCAAAAATAATAAATATTAGTAGTGTAGCTGGAAGATTAGCTATACCTTTTCAAGGCTTTTATAGCAGCTCAAAAGCTGCAATTAATGCTTTTTCTGAAAGTTTAAGAATTGAATTAAGTCCACTTCATATTCAAGTCTGTAGTGTCATGCCTGGAGATATTAAAACTGGGTTTACTAAAAACAGAAGAAAAAATGAAAACGAAAGTGAACTTTATCAAAAGCGTGTTGATAAATCTATTCAAGTTATGGAAAAAGATGAACATAACGGTATGGATGCTGAATATGCAGCTAAAGTAATATATAAATTAGTTAAAAGAAAAAGAATGCCTATATATAAAACCATAGGTGTTAAATATAAAGTATTTATATTCCTTCAAAAATTACTACCTGCAAGATTAGTTAATAATCTTGTCGGATCAATTTATGGATTTAAGAAAGGATAG
- a CDS encoding formate/nitrite transporter family protein, which yields MKHTYQTLMLALFSGILVGIGGILYVSSSNKIIGGVLFSFALLLIVSRGYYLFTGKVGYLLPYKKGNLKLIGLTLLGNTVGISLISALFLLSGKNNALLNAQYIFAGKLAQSWLETLVLAIFCGFMMYLAVDSYDKIKNQIASVFVVIFAVVIFIVAGFEHSIADMSYLVLSKTFTFESLLFIGIVIIGNLIGAVALNLLQEQVKKALK from the coding sequence ATGAAACATACTTATCAAACACTTATGCTAGCTCTATTTTCCGGAATATTAGTCGGTATTGGTGGCATATTATATGTAAGCTCATCAAATAAAATTATAGGCGGAGTATTATTTAGTTTTGCACTTCTCTTAATTGTTAGTAGAGGATATTACTTATTTACAGGTAAAGTTGGATATTTACTTCCTTATAAAAAAGGAAATTTAAAATTAATAGGATTAACTTTATTAGGTAACACAGTAGGTATTTCTTTAATTTCAGCATTGTTTTTATTATCAGGTAAGAATAATGCACTGTTAAATGCTCAATACATCTTTGCAGGTAAGCTTGCTCAATCTTGGTTAGAAACATTAGTGCTTGCGATATTTTGTGGGTTCATGATGTATTTAGCAGTAGATAGTTATGATAAAATTAAAAATCAAATCGCATCAGTTTTTGTAGTGATCTTTGCAGTAGTAATCTTTATTGTCGCAGGATTTGAACATAGTATTGCAGATATGTCATACTTAGTATTATCAAAAACTTTTACGTTTGAATCATTACTATTTATAGGTATTGTTATCATTGGAAATTTGATTGG